A region from the Musa acuminata AAA Group cultivar baxijiao chromosome BXJ1-10, Cavendish_Baxijiao_AAA, whole genome shotgun sequence genome encodes:
- the LOC135595172 gene encoding pentatricopeptide repeat-containing protein At3g61360-like, whose amino-acid sequence MNLKVSAFLPRPGHQLLSSSSFSASAFTSGNPSSSSIAASVDDLAKLINDQPIPVLRHHIPTPFLSSPLVDSLLLRLFAAHAAAPKALYLFRLSLRGHRDHPPSSSAFATILHILTRARHFDAAFELIDDVARSQPALLTPKSLAVLLSRHAKFRTFDETLDAFDRAERAWAAAGLSFSFDEFNALLRAYCTQGRVSEARAIFRRFHSRFPPNSRTLNTLLLGFKESQNLVAFDLFYHDMMIRGFEPDAVTYCIRMDAYCKKMRFFDALGLLDEMAKNNCSPTVKSFTTLIHGSGIAKNPMHARRLFDEMVARGLVPDRGAYNALMGSFVRVGNLRSALEIMEEMEKAIQLDDVSYYTLLCGMKKYEDLEGFWKLYKRMVEKNFVPRTRTVMLLMKVFCENSRADLGLSLWNYLVEKGFCPHRHALDSLVTALCCKGNVVEAYKCFKQVVDRGRVPSERAFRVLEGFLVRTKKLDMMEELDQMTKRMQALVPSQF is encoded by the coding sequence ATGAATCTAAAAGTTTCCGCCTTTCTTCCTCGCCCGGGCCATCAgctcctttcttcctcatctttcTCCGCCTCCGCCTTCACCTCCGGTAATCCCTCGTCCTCCTCCATCGCCGCTTCCGTCGACGACCTCGCCAAGCTCATCAACGACCAGCCCATCCCCGTCCTTCGCCACCACATCCCGACTCCCTTTCTTTCCTCCCCTCTCGTCGactccctcctcctccgcctctttGCCGCCCACGCCGCCGCCCCCAAAGCCCTCTACCTCTTCCGCCTCTCCCTACGCGGCCACCGCGATCACCCTCCTTCCTCCTCCGCCTTCGCCACCATTCTCCACATTCTCACCCGCGCCCGCCATTTCGACGCCGCCTTCGAGCTCATCGATGACGTCGCCAGATCCCAGCCTGCCCTCCTGACCCCCAAGTCCCTCGCCGTGCTCCTCTCCCGCCACGCAAAgttccgaactttcgacgaaacGCTCGATGCCTTCGACCGCGCCGAGAGGGCCTGGGCCGCCGCCGGTCTCTCCTTCAGCTTTGACGAGTTCAATGCGCTGTTAAGAGCCTACTGCACCCAGGGGCGGGTTTCCGAGGCTCGTGCCATCTTCCGGAGGTTTCACTCCCGGTTCCCACCCAACTCTCGGACACTCAACACCCTACTTCTGGGCTTCAAGGAGTCCCAGAATCTTGTCGCGTTCGATCTTTTCTATCATGACATGATGATCCGGGGGTTTGAACCTGATGCAGTAACTTATTGCATTAGAATGGATGCCTACTGCAAGAAAATGCGATTTTTTGATGCTTTGGGGCTTCTGGATGAGATGGCGAAGAATAATTGCTCACCTACGGTCAAAAGCTTTACCACTTTGATTCATGGTTCTGGCATTGCAAAGAACCCAATGCATGCCCGTAGGTTGTTTGATGAAATGGTCGCAAGAGGACTGGTTCCTGACAGAGGGGCTTATAATGCATTGATGGGCTCGTTTGTAAGGGTGGGGAATCTTAGGTCTGCTTTGGAGATTATGGAAGAGATGGAGAAGGCAATTCAGCTTGATGATGTGAGTTATTATACGCTGTTGTGTGGCATGAAGAAGTATGAGGATCTAGAGGGGTTTTGGAAGCTCTATAAAAGGATGGTTGAGAAGAACTTTGTGCCAAGGACACGTACAGTAATGCTGCTCATGAAGGTATTCTGCGAGAACAGCAGGGCTGATTTGGGTTTGAGCTTGTGGAATTATCTAGTGGAGAAGGGATTTTGTCCTCATAGGCATGCATTGGATTCTTTGGTGACAGCACTATGTTGCAAAGGAAATGTGGTGGAGGCCTACAAGTGTTTTAAACAAGTGGTGGATAGAGGGAGAGTTCCATCTGAGAGGGCCTTCCGGGTGTTGGAGGGGTTTCTAGTGCGAACTAAGAAGTTAGACATGATGGAGGAGCTTGATCAGATGACAAAGAGAATGCAAGCACTTGTGCCCTCTCAATTTTAG